The following nucleotide sequence is from Centropristis striata isolate RG_2023a ecotype Rhode Island chromosome 7, C.striata_1.0, whole genome shotgun sequence.
GATTTATCTAGCTATTAGCTTGTTTAGCTCACAGATTCCAGgagacagcaaaaaaaatgggGTCATTTCacttcaaatattatttttgttttgtttacatgagTGAGTGTGTACATGAAGCACCAGATAATGTTTAAAATTGAGGATTTTTCAAGGAgcatattcaaattcaagcatattcACAACCTTGAAAACATGATGGCTAAAACAGAGCACTTTCAAGGTTTTGTACAAAGTCTGTGAaaatattgcccagccctagtgttatggaaattaaattattataaccaTTATTACTTTTGTAATGCCAGCTACTTATACAATCTGTCTGCAAAGAATATAATGTAGCTTCCTGATGTGTTATTTTGCCCCTAAATTGTGGTGCATGAACACTTTAAGTGACAATAAGTTTGCCTGTGGTTAGTTAGCTTCTCAGTGTGGTTAGTTTAGAGCAGGGGACAGGAAATATGCATTCTCTACACAGTGGCTTTACCAAGAAAATGAGCGACTTGTATGTGGACACAGATTTTCTACAGGTCAACAACATTCACTGTCCATGCTCAGTGAAGTAGATAATTACATGTCCCAGATGTGAAACTGTTCATCTGCTCCGGCAGAGAAAATATGAGTGCTGCCAGGGTTTGTGGCTAAGTGCAGAACTCGATCAGAATgacctgaaaaaacaaaaacaacgtGATTATCAAATACCTCCTTCCCCTTATAAAACAGAGTTATCTCAATGCCTATTTTCACCACTATTATATCGTAATAAAGAGGCTCTAACTCTGATATAGAATTCACATTGATAAGGGAAAAACACTGGGCCATGTTTCTGTCATTGCCTTATATTATATCTTACTTGAAGCCTGACAAAATGGATTTCCTTGTGATTGTAATCCTGCGTGATATTGTGATATAATTAGAATCCAGCTGCCATGCAAGCTTAGCACATTGTCTCAACAGTAAGTtccaaacaatacaaaaaatatagagCATAACAAATTTTTAAGAAGATAGTCTGAAATAGCTTATTTTTATCTTCAACTTCTTCGAGCAGCCACCACCGCATACCTTATACTTTACTCACTACTGACTAGTTAGAACAAAAGAACCCCCaagatgaacacagcatcagacTGAATAATGAAGTGAAACTGAACGGCAACTCATCTTGATTTTCAGGCTAAAACTCACCACCACAGtaactaatttttgtttttgttagtaAATAAATTGcacaatcatcatcatcatcattcagTAATGATGATTCGCTTGTCCACcttcctgcttctccaaactgggggtgtgCCATTATTCTGCTGTAGTAAtctcatacaaccacacttaAAAAATCAGAACTATAGTTTAAGAAAAGTTCTTTATAGgaattttaaaggattttttcatataaaaatctTTCTTTACCCCTACAATCAACAATACCTCATGAAACTGTGACAATCATGCAACACCCAGAGACTTTTGATGTGTTAAATTCATAGTTTCACATTGACTGGAAGCCCAGGACATGAATTAGTCAGCACAAACTGGAATATCTCAGTGACTGATGACTGAGCTGCTGATTTTTACAGATATCAATATTACTCAGCATGTATAATGATGCAACACATTTTTGTACGAGGCTGTTGTGAATGCATTGAGGATTATCATATCAGATTCTCTAACCTGTGAGCTGCTCAATACTGCTGAGTGAGGGAAATTCCCAGCACCAACAGCTGATTTGGTGATGAGGTAGTCCGTGACCTGCCAGCAGACATTTCTTCTTTTCAGCCCATCGTAGAGAACAAATCTGCAATAGGAGTCATTACAAATAGTCCTTCTGTTATctatataaagtaaaaataccTCTCCTACACTTTGAGTCTTACCTGAGAATTTGTGTTGGCAGAAGTCACACAAGTCCCTGAAGCTGTGTCCCAGATTCTCAGCTCTCCATCTTTCCATCCGCCTCCTGTGGCGATCATCTTTCTCTGCCATGGACACCACGCCATCGcctaaacacaaaaatacaattaatacaaAAGTACACACACAATCAGTCAGCAGATTGTCTGGTTGTCAAAGCACTGAATAGCTGTACGATCAActtactgtatttctaaaaCTTCtacataacattatattaaacCCTTTAAcgacaggtgcatctcaataaattagaatatcatggaaaagtccatttccagtaattcaagtcaaatagccccaaccaagtatttcagaggccaacatttccatattaaaattggtctttgtaatatataattttttagacactgaattttaggtcttcattaaatgtaagccataatcattataattagaagaaatttagTAATTAAGACAtgcaatgtttcattctgtgtgtaatggacctatataatgtgttatttccactttttgaattgaattactgacataaatacactttttttatgatattctaatttattgagatgcacctgtatacaaAACTGTAGTGTGCTGCTCAGGTTTGCACAGGCTGAGATTAGTCATCATCAAGTCATACAGCAGAACACACAGTGGGCAGAAATTAATCATTGTGGTTGTGTCATAAAAGCCCTCCCCCTGTGAATGATGCTATGACGTCAAATCAGCAATGATGTGCACTTTCAGATCATGTTTTTAGTGGTGGGGACATTAATGTTCCTCAGGATAAACTATTGTCTTTATCCTGTGCCACATTTACTGTGAAATTTCAATTTGTCTAATACTTAATGAGCAAACACTTGCAAATTCTAGCATACAAACATACCAACTACCTACTTAAATAAGAGGGAAAGGACAACAAACATTACCTACTGAACAGCAGCATATTAGCATGTTATtttgagcatgttagcatgggGACTCTTGGTTGAATACTACACAATGGACGATACCACAATATGAAAACGTATGATCTTTCTATAGAATTGTATTGTTATAAAATCATAAATTGAGATTTCATGATACataataaattgataataaaaacacatattaactaatatttttaaagaaaatctgGTGTGAAATATTTTGAGGTAATATCATTTGAagattgtgttttttagttttttgggggCGTAGCTTCACTTCTCAAAATGCAACAGTGCATACAGCTCAGAATAGGGTTGTCTCTGCAGAAAATGGTAGAAAACTTGTTTTGTAAAAGCCCACTTGGAACCCTTAAAATTGTGAGTAGTGTTTGCCAACAGAGTGCATGGTTTAAATACTTCTTACATGCCCTGTATCACaatcatctaaaaaaaaaaaatcacacaagcaGTGTTTGAAGTCTCAATCATAAAGATCACACTGACCTTAACAGCACTGGGTTGTTTCATTGTAGTAACTGGCTGACGTGACCTTGTGACCCCTGTGATGTCACTATCCCATATACAGAGCAGACCTTCAGAGGAGCCGCTGGCCAGCCAGTCGTCTCCTGGAGACCACTGAAGGCTGCAGATCCCCTCCGTCTGCACGGCTTCTCCCACCAGAGCTGCAGGAGCTCGAGGGTCAATGTGGTGGATACGTCCGAGAACAGAGCCGCTGGAAGATCATGGAAACTCTCACTAACACTCAAGTGGCCTTTTTATAACAGCTAAATGTCCTTTTGCTCAAGCATTAAACCAGtatgtcatggaaaaaatattagaccagtttaatttaagagatgatatctagccatttttcatggttttcttgatcataatcaaaatcattatcaagacaaccatggaaaatgtctagatatcagctcttaaattaaactcttatgagctatttttgttgttatcattatatttgtacaaacaaatgtacctttaaccTAACAAggaattagagaaaacaagggtggtcaaataatttttttccatgactgtagattttGAAATCAATCCTGGTTTAATGGAGTTAATAGAGTTAAGAGGGATATCAAAATTCTTCataactttcattttgtgtagtGACAACACATACCTGCTGAGTAACTGCTGTTTCCAGGAAAGAGCTCTGACCACAGACAGGTGGGACGGCAGACGTGTCATATTCTGCTTGTGTTCAACATCCCATAACTAAAGAGTCAAAGAGAGAGACACCACAACTGTCATTGTGCTGATTCACACAGGCCCCCCATACCACAGTGTGTATGAATCAGTTTCCATCTTCTCTGTACTCAGTCACTTTAAGCTCCAGAGCATTTACCTGTACCTCCCCTCGCCTGGTCCCAATGCAGAGAGCTCTGCCGTCTCTGCTCCAGCTCAGACACGAGACCGACTGCATCTGATGGTAGGCCCGTCCTGGTTGGAGTCTTGCGTCCAAATATCCCACCAGAGCACGAGTTTCTGAACTCCAGAGGTAAACAGAAGAGCCCAGTGCTAGTGCAATCAAACCGTTACAACTGCAGTCGAGAAGATTAGTATCTGAAAGAGAGGAGATGGGGGACATACATTATTCTGCTGCAATCAAAATCcactagagcagtagttctcaacctttttgagtcgcaacccccagtttaacatgcatgttgtccgcgacccccgctcacagaacagaatctcacacgcacagttcagatcacccaaaaaagacacaaaatgaccaaaaaaaagacacaaaatgaccaaaagagacacaaaatgaaaagaaaagacacaaaatgaccaaaaaaagacacaattaccaaaaaaagacacaaaatgaccaaaaaaggaaacaaaatgactaaaaaagacgcaaaattaccaaaaaagacacaaaaaagacacaaattgaccaaaaaattacacaaaatgactaaaaaacccacaaaatgaccaaaaaagacattaaattaccaaaaagactaaaacacatgaacactttaacacagtggagacagagctgacttccaaaatgatttggcgacccccagaaatcatctggcgaccccaattggggtagggaccccaaggttgagaatagctgcactagagaacaaaatatgttttaaggGGACAAATTCACTtgctgttgatgtgtgtgtgcaaaaaaataatcttaatccTAATCTAAAAATAGTTATACACTATTTTCCTCTAGCATTTTCTAAAACTTAATCAGCCTGTTGTTTCAGGAAATGATGAGAACTAACAGCAGGCCTGTCctttaaacacagaaaaagatCATCATTTTTGCAGGATTTTTGTATCTTCTCTTACAGTAGTCGTTGAGCAGTGACGGTGCTGCGAACTTCATCACTGACTTTCCCTGCTGACTCACACAGGTTTTGTCCAGAACATCGAATGGTTGCAAAGCGTGTCTTCTCTCATCAGAACCTGTGGTGGAAAGaacattacataaaaacaagttacataaaaacacagtcaCAAAGATTCACATCAAAGCAATACAAGACTCTGTTGCAGAGTGTTGCATGCAGTACCTCTctacattcattcacacacaataataatatctctttttgtgtgtgggtCTTGAAGTGTTCTAAGAATGtagtgaaaaaaacattaatcctGTACCAGCCTGTTGAGCCTTTTCATGTTCTTGAATGGCAGCTCTCCACATCCATccctgcaaaaaaaagagaaagaaatgtgaTAAAGTTTTTTACATGATGTTCATGTGCATTATTCAAACACATCTAGCAATTATTTATTGTGTGGCATAATAGCACAAACTTCCCTCAGCAATAGTTGATGTTATCTGTTTCTCTATATGGTATATAAGTCATCTCATAATGTTTCTTGTTTCACCTCGAGTAATCTTGCATTACAAAAGGTTTGATGAAGATAATATTAATATCAGTGATCTCTATGATCACATGGGAAATACTTTTACTAGGTACTGAATgactcttttgtttgttttcttgggGCCAGACCTGGCTGGCACAGGAACAAGTTCCATAAACAAACCTGTTCTGGGAACTTTTCTGTGACAGGCCGTCTCTTGGCAGTGAAGGTGCATGGTGTGTTTTCTGGTTTGGCATCCACGTGAAGGGACACTCCTCCCACTGACACTGAAGCCAGATGATATCACAGAAAACATCATGTCATCCCTGGATCTGCACAATGAGATAGCTTGACATAATGGTGAAGATAACGTAGAGTGGATGCATGAGGGTTTGTGGCTATGGCCCTGCTGTTACATACAGTTGTTTGGTAATGGAGTACAGTAATAAGTCTGTGTattctaaaaatgaaataaaactaaaaaactctTACATTTTGACAGGATTTTGGCAGCAATCTTGAGACCATTATAGTGTTCTAAATAAATTCTGGCAGTAGTTTATCAGCCtgtgttaatttatttaaaataggTTTTACTTTTAGAAATAAGCCCTCAAATATGGTAGTGAGATCTATGACTACTTATTTATTGTAAACAAGTATTTTACAGTTGAACCATGAAAATGTTACTCCGCTTAGTTGTTGAATGCAGCACAACACTTTATACATAATGTATTATAcattatgtataaataaaaagcagtATGCTTTTATATCacaataattgacaaaaaaatgacacacgcATTTGTGAAGCAGTATTGCATTTTTCAatattaatttgaaaatataaaaaatatacaaatataaaaataaatataaaatatgtgtcTTTATAGTACAACTGcgataaaaaaatcagttatttgattttaatcaattttaaaaGTATTCAATGCATGCATATACCCCTAAACTATAAGTAGGCTAGCCTATGTTTTTTCCATGTACTTCCTCAAAAATAGCAGTCatttaaagagagagaggagagagagagagagagagagagagagagagagagagagagagagagagagagagagagagagagagagagagagagagagagattacatCCTTGTCTTGCTGTGTGGTTCAACAATAATACCTGTAGGTTTTCCATGTGGGACTCTCTGTGCTGGTTCATGGTGTTTCGTCGGAGAATCCAGCTCCAGTCTCTGACAGACGGTATCAAACTCAAAGCTGGGCTCACACCGCCGCCCAGTGGCCAGAGGTGTACTCGCTGCAGGACCCTCACTGCTGCACCGCTGGATGATCCGCCTCCTGAACCGCTTGTACGAGACGTCGTTTTGTCcctgagaagacagaataataaaaacattgtaaacaaaaaatacgATTATCCTCAATAATctaaaatgctgaaaaacaaaaacatacttcAGACACCTAAAAACTTCCAACCTCAAAAATTCACTAGAGTGCCAAGAAAGCAATATACAGAGCAAAACTTCCGGTTAAAACCTTCAAAGCAAAAGCATTATATGGTATCTTTAAGGTACCGGTCCCAAGGGCTGATATTAAGCTATTTCACCAtactatatatttaattttgatACAAGTACACCTTACCTAAAGCAaatcttttaaaattaaatgtgtttgttgaaTAAGCAAAACTATAACTAAACAAACTAAAGCAGTTGGTGTGTCtatagtaaataaaatatagtgGTGTGGTTGTTTagaaggtcattttgtgttgctgACACAGTGGTTGCTAAGGTGTTTGGGACTGTTGCTAGGTGGTTGTTGGTGTTGCTATGGGATTTCTAGGTTGTTTTGAGTTGTTGCTAGTATGCTACAAACTGGTTAGTAAGTGGTTGCTGTAGCTACTGTCTGGTCCCATGAAATTACAGAGAGgttaataaataacatataattAGTATTACTGTTATTACTATTCCATTTCTGTGGTAATGTAAGGTAATTATTACAAGTAGCTTGATTAACTGTagcaaaaatcaatcaatcaatcaatcaatcaatcaatcaatcaatcaatcaatcaatcaacactTTATTTCGGACACAGGGTGGTCCATAtaacaataaagtaaaaacacaaaaataaaaataaaataaacaaaacagaaacaaaaaggacagagagacagacagatattcaATATCAAATATTTACACATAGGCTAAAACACCAGTGCTTCCAAAGCCTTGAGGTGAGCCTGACCGTACTCATGGCAGGATTTGCCAGCACAGAAATGATGCTATTTGGTGACTGAGAAAGTCTACACATGAAGCTGAACATGAGGTTCCTGAGTACAGCAGGACATGTGGACACACCAACACTCACAAACATTTGGCTAGCACTGTTCCCTCTTGGCACATCAAGCTGCATCCTCAAGCCATCATATGCCACCTTGAGTCTCTGAATACTGCTACTTTTGTAGTGCCGCCACAAGTGGGCAGTATACATTGGGGTgcagaaagttttaaaaagagTGATCTTCACATACAATGAGCACATACAGAATTTCCGTTTCAACATGTTGGCCTGTGCATACATCATTTGGCATTGTCTTTGAATGTCCCTATCATCAGACAGGTCAACAGTAAAGTGATGTCCTAAGTATTTGACCTCTTCACACGTTTTAAGGACAGTgcctgagagagagaagacaggaAATGACAATTTATTGTCTTCCTTGCTTCTGACTATCATAATCTTGCTCTTTTTACCATTGTATTTAATATCAAAGTCAGAGCCATATTGCGAATGAAAAaatttagtgttagtgttaaaGTTACAAAGTTAGTTTATGCTGATGAACATTTCTCACACGTTTTGTACCAACATTTAGAAATTAAGAACTTATATTTAAGGTGGAAATTTTACCTAGAGGGCTACACAAGAGGAAAGTGCTACAAGACTATTTGAGTGcaaagttttaatttatttcttattttggaGGAAGTGACACCTAGCTTCCGGTACTGTCGTGGTATTCTTGCTAACTTCTCTGCTACTCCCAAGACTTGATGCAGGAGCCCCCGCTTAGACTGTTTGTTCTTCCCCCTCCAAGATGGAGGCCTTAGGGGGCTATCCTACCAAGTCCTCCAACCCCAAAGCGAAAAAGTTAACAGTCTTGTTGAGTATGACAGTTGGTGTCGGGTGTTTGTTCCTCCTGCAGACTCAACTGGTGAAACCAAGAAAACCAACAGATTTTTATTCGTTCGAGGTGAAAGACGCGAAGGGGAGGACGGTTTCTCTGGAAAAGTACCGAGGAAAAGTAAGTCCACATCATCAACAGACATGTCGGTTTGGGAAGAAATCTGTGCAAACTTTGTCAAAGTTATCCAGCAGCAGTTAACGGTGCGTTACAATGCGTAAGACGTATTGTTTATAACATTTGACATATAATTACACCCTGATTTTGCCCTCCTGTACAGGCGTCTTTGGTTGTAAACGTGGCGAGTTACAGCGAGCAGACGGAGGCGAACTACATATTTCTGCAGGAGCTCCACCGGGAGCTGGGCACCTCTCACTTTAACGTCCTGGCCTTCCCCTGCGGTCATTTCGGGGACACAGAGCCCGGGGCCAGCCGGGACATCGAGGCTTTCGCTAAGTCCCACTTCGGCATCACTTTCCCCTTCTTCAGCAAGATCAAAATAATGGGCTCAGAGGCTGACCCTGCCTTCAGATTCCTCACAGGTTGGCATCTCAACACATCTGTCTGCTGTGCACTGTGCACCATATTGTATAtcttcaccctgttaaaataatcgcctaacaaaggatggctattggcttagtaataacactgtgtcaAGCCTGTcacaaacatgacatgacaagtatcatgagcattaatgttacttcaaagtgtcattaatgttcatgacacatcccatgtcatgtttatgagatgtcactcatgtcactcttatgtagacaccttagagtaaagtgttaccaatattagtatcaacaataaaacactgataaactaaactgataactaaacaatctccctctagctcttctttgctgggttcttatttgatgcctatgaatgtggcaaattgtcaaagaagtgatgatcttaaagaggtaaaatcacatgatctgatcaactgaggatgtaggtgattttaccataggtggccggtgtcatgaggagatgatttaggcaaaaaaaaacaattttgacaaaaaaaatgacttagccgattgttttaacagtgtgacgatatgtatTCGtttatgataaataaaaatatattttttttttacatctggcAAAGCAGCTGTCAGTACTTTCCACTTGATAAAATTGTATCAGCATTTGTGACAATGTATCTAGTTAATGTTTGATATTTGacttaataaacaaaaaacgtTTCTACTAACACCTGCCTTATACAAATAACTGTCATGCCCTCaaacaaaatatacaacaaCACTCAAAATACATGAATATGCATCCTCGGGCACTAAATTGTTCCCTTATTTCTGTGTTccaaaaattaatatttttggacatgcatcCAAAATAACAGCAGCAAAACTGTTAACTCCTGTGGAAATCTGATACTTTGTTATCCACACTGAATGGACTTTGCTGACAGTGATCCAATCTGTAGTTCTTCCACCCAAATaggatttatatttattttatatatttaaacacCGTACAGCTCTACCAAAATAACAATTCATTTTTCGATAATGAAGCAGCGGCTGATTGTACATCAAACAATTTTCTCTCGTCTGTTTTGAACCATAGTAATATCCAGTGTGTTATCAGTTATATCATAAAACATTCCATTATTTAGCATAACATTTGTATTGTGGTAGCTCTCactttattatcaatattaatcAATGTGGTATAGTatcttgaatttaatttatttgctgGAACAGCTGGTTATATCATCCTAACATTTTGCAGTTGTTTTCCAGGGAATTGCACTATATCTcagtatattgatatatattttgtctATGTCGCCCACTCCGACTAGCAAAAGGGAAATTATTCATATTGTATAATTTAAACAATGCCATTATCTGCTATGCTGTTCAAGAGTTTACTTGATATTTTACATCTGAAAATGCATCCCAGTCACTTAAACATAAGCAAGGAGTAATAATCTGTATTTACAAGTTAATTTATAAGAAGCACAGGAAACATAGAGAGCAACATCACAGTCCCTGGcttaatttagtgttttatgatTTACCATTATTGAGTGGATGCTAATGTGTTGTGTTTCAGATTCTATTCAGAAGATTCCCAAGTGGAACTTCTGGAAGTTTCTGGTGAATCCAGAGGGGAAAGTTCTCCGTTTCTGGCGAACGGACGAGCCCATGGAGAGCGTTCGACAAGAGGTTACGGCGTTGGTGCGAGAAATCATCCTGAAGAAGCGGGTGGAGCTATGATGGAGCCTGTGGCAGATACTGGACACAGCTGTGTGCGTTGTGTCGGTGCTTCCTGTGCTTTGACAGCAGGGAATGACTGAACTCTGAACTGTTACAGTGAGTGTGTTGTGGTGATGTCTCGCTCCAGAAACATGCAGGATGAAAAGATCCACTTGGAGTTATTCCAGGCTAGTTGGAGTGTGTTTGTCTGAGTGTGTGGGCGCCATCCTGTGGTTAATAATGACAATCACAATGAACATTCCTTATAATGACCAGTGCTGCAGCACAAGGATTGAAGTGTTGGATTTTTACAAATGTTCAGTTTGGCCCAGTCTGTTCTTTGTACCATCTTTTTCTaatgtttacattaaaattaatttctcaTGGTGAAGCACAACTTTTAGCCCATTTTGACTGATTTGAGCCCAGCAAATTGTGAAACaacaattcaacaataaaacatttcagacCATCTTCACCCACAAAACGCCTCTATAGATCATCTGTACATGCAGCTTGTGACCaat
It contains:
- the gpx8 gene encoding probable glutathione peroxidase 8; protein product: MEALGGYPTKSSNPKAKKLTVLLSMTVGVGCLFLLQTQLVKPRKPTDFYSFEVKDAKGRTVSLEKYRGKASLVVNVASYSEQTEANYIFLQELHRELGTSHFNVLAFPCGHFGDTEPGASRDIEAFAKSHFGITFPFFSKIKIMGSEADPAFRFLTDSIQKIPKWNFWKFLVNPEGKVLRFWRTDEPMESVRQEVTALVREIILKKRVEL
- the LOC131974453 gene encoding cell division cycle protein 20 homolog B-like — protein: MSTGQNDVSYKRFRRRIIQRCSSEGPAASTPLATGRRCEPSFEFDTVCQRLELDSPTKHHEPAQRVPHGKPTVSVGGVSLHVDAKPENTPCTFTAKRRPVTEKFPEQGWMWRAAIQEHEKAQQAGSDERRHALQPFDVLDKTCVSQQGKSVMKFAAPSLLNDYYTNLLDCSCNGLIALALGSSVYLWSSETRALVGYLDARLQPGRAYHQMQSVSCLSWSRDGRALCIGTRRGEVQLWDVEHKQNMTRLPSHLSVVRALSWKQQLLSSGSVLGRIHHIDPRAPAALVGEAVQTEGICSLQWSPGDDWLASGSSEGLLCIWDSDITGVTRSRQPVTTMKQPSAVKAMAWCPWQRKMIATGGGWKDGELRIWDTASGTCVTSANTNSQICSLRWAEKKKCLLAGHGLPHHQISCWCWEFPSLSSIEQLTGHSDRVLHLATNPGSTHIFSAGADEQFHIWDM